The proteins below come from a single Lodderomyces elongisporus chromosome 3, complete sequence genomic window:
- the MRPL4 gene encoding 54S ribosomal protein L4 mitochondrial (BUSCO:EOG09264BWL), whose amino-acid sequence MSIASIRALSRSAVSLARTKPLRFTNLKDIKLRPPIPPTVENFQVSPDHPLWQFFPEGNQTTNAIREQDDLDHDSREWTSAELRQKSFEDLHRLWYIILKERNILAREVRLAESIGMRDVKQFNNIDYKLIKSLRRIKQVLLERHIAFERSQASPSVQEEKNEYLEEFSERYLNAEGKEIEEMDEKLDRLQYAFFGIEPTMDIETLQDDIDVNFIKGMEYSSNLKAQKYNKLNPESELELPLRGPMEELPFLLFDVEDAVQQVKELRESGQSRELYKIETIPFLSKAIKSHLEGQE is encoded by the coding sequence ATGTCGATCGCTAGTATAAGGGCTCTACTGAGAAGTGCCGTGAGTCTAGCACGCACAAAACCACTCAGATTCACCAATTTAAAAGACATCAAACTACGTCCTCCAATTCCACCAACAGTTGAAAATTTCCAAGTGTCACCAGACCATCCACTTTGGCAATTCTTCCCCGAGGGTAACCAAACAACAAATGCCATACGTGAACAGGATGATCTTGACCATGACTCGCGTGAGTGGACAAGTGCTGAACTCCGCCAAAAGTCATTTGAAGATTTGCACCGGTTGTGGTACATTATCCTTAAGGAGCGTAATATCCTAGCTCGTGAAGTGCGTTTAGCGGAGTCGATTGGTATGAGAGATGTGAAACAATTCAACAATATTGATTACAAGCTTATCAAGTCTCTCCGTAGGATCAAACAAGTGTTGTTGGAGCGCCACATTGCATTTGAAAGAAGCCAGGCATCCCCCTCAGTCCAAGAGGAGAAGAACGAGTACTTGGAAGAGTTTTCAGAAAGGTACTTGAATGCAGAAGGGAAGGAAATCGAGGAAATGGATGAGAAGTTGGACAGATTGCAATATGCCTTTTTCGGAATCGAGCCTACCATGGACATTGAAACACTCCAAGACGATATCGATGTAAACTTCATCAAGGGAATGGAGTATTCAAGTAACCTCAAAGCAcaaaaatacaataaaCTCAACCCAGAGAGTGAGTTGGAGTTGCCATTAAGAGGACCAATGGAAGAATTGCCATTCCTCTTGTTTGACGTTGAAGATGCTGTTCAACAAGTGAAGGAGTTGAGAGAATCTGGACAATCAAGAGAACTTTACAAGATCGAGACAATTCCATTCTTGAGCAAGGCTATCAAGTCTCATCTCGAGGGTCAAGAGTGA
- the KSR1 gene encoding 3-dehydrosphinganine reductase: MWYSRNNFSTDGKTALIIGASQGLGVEIAKKLYLENCSVILVARTTKKLEAQSETIRKLPKQATHTAKVTFFTCDVSEYDACRFLWKEMASQGFNPDIIMCCAGSSVPKLFGDLTAQDISSGIDINYKTAINVVHTGFKHFCVENDQIKPSEWPRRHIVLFGSVVGFFPFIGYAQYAPMKAAIDSLSIILRQELGPYNFRVSSVYPGNFQSEGFEEEQKTKPEITKKIEGPSYPIPGDKCAGIIIDCLKKGYDSVTTDTIGWLLGCGSLGVRPRQWGFFQVIIGFIFSIIEPIAMWVIGRDIQSSFNN, encoded by the coding sequence ATGTGGTACTCACGaaataatttttcaacCGATGGCAAGACGGCGTTGATTATTGGGGCTTCGCAGGGTTTGGGAGttgaaattgcaaaaaaattgtaccTCGAAAACTGTTCAGTTATTTTAGTTGCACGCACCACAAAGAAACTCGAAGCTCAATCTGAAACCATTCGCAAGCTCCCCAAGCAAGCTACACATACTGCCAAAGTTACATTTTTCACATGCGATGTATCTGAATACGATGCATGTAGGTTTTTATGGAAGGAAATGGCTCTGCAGGGCTTTAATCCAGATATAATCATGTGTTGTGCTGGGTCAAGCGTGCCTAAACTATTTGGAGATTTAACTGCACAAGACATTTCACTGGGCATTGATATCAACTACAAAACTGCGATAAATGTGGTCCACACGGGGTTTAAGCATTTTTGCGTAGAGAATGACCAGATAAAACCATCCGAATGGCCAAGGAGGCATATAGTTTTATTCGGGTCAGTTGTGGGATTTTTCCCATTCATTGGGTATGCACAATACGCACCAATGAAAGCAGCCATAGACTCGCTTTCGATAATTTTACGACAGGAATTAGGACCGTACAACTTCAGAGTCTCGAGCGTCTACCCTGGCAATTTTCAGAGCGAAGGAtttgaagaagagcaaaaaacCAAGCCAGAAAttacaaagaaaatagaaggGCCAAGTTATCCTATCCCTGGGGATAAATGTGCTGGAATCATCATTGATTGTTTAAAGAAAGGGTATGATTCCGTAACCACTGACACAATCGGGTGGCTTCTCGGGTGTGGCTCTTTAGGTGTCAGGCCCAGGCAATGGGGCTTTTTCCAAGTAATTATAGGTTTTATATTTTCCATTATTGAACCTATTGCCATGTGGGTCATTGGTAGAGATATTCAAAGCTCTTTTAATAATTAA
- a CDS encoding uncharacterized protein (BUSCO:EOG09264MZ1) has product MVLSKWLETKVFRKPSKAGKVRRINIATEPVSAQDKKKGSENKMRIDNTPKNVARHTKQIIKNLAANVIRNEYIVTTSGRARKAQPKIERLLANAMHQIKTNKFVPSLHREHSAGEPVPKAWDTVSALRFLQIPDQEECGNKVINELAQRYSNRTHGFTRVIKLEPRLGEDKAPMSVIELVDSKYEIKFWFTAKAVAKMELQNIPLDDITELNVKKLTERRPGGEEAFRDAVETCKREFFKQGAEGEEKQEVDEKVKRSLESLPYMERHTGSLKGKLLVSKKYPTRPRPQSKEAKEAVIPPSPFIKPT; this is encoded by the exons ATGGTCTT atCCAAATGGTTAGAGACAAAGGTATTTAGAAAACCATCCAAAGCTGGGAAAGTTAGACGTATAAACATTGCAACTGAACCTGTATCAGCACaggataaaaagaaaggatcAGAAAATAAGATGAGAATTGACAATACACCCAAGAATGTGGCACGTCACACTAAGCAGATAATCAAGAACCTTGCAGCCAATGTGATACGAAACGAATACATTGTGACCACACTGGGCCGTGCTAGAAAAGCACAACCAAAGATTGAAAGGCTTTTGGCTAATGCCATGCATCAGATCAAGACAAACAAGTTTGTGCCCAGCTTGCACCGAGAACATAGTGCTGGCGAACCTGTTCCAAAAGCGTGGGACACCGTTAGTGCGCTTCGTTTCTTGCAAATACCGGATCAAGAAGAATGTGGAAATAAAGTTATTAATGAATTGGCTCAAAGGTACTCGAACCGAACACACGGCTTCACAAGAGTAATCAAGTTGGAGCCCAGATTGGGCGAAGACAAGGCTCCAATGAGCGTCATTGAACTTGTCGACTCGAAATATGAAATCAAATTTTGGTTTACCGCCAAGGCTGTTGCCAAAATGGAGTTGCAAAACATACCATTAGACGACATCACTGAATTAAATGTTAAGAAATTGACCGAGAGAAGACCAGGTGGAGAAGAGGCATTCAGAGACGCTGTGGAGACATGCAAGCGGGAATTCTTTAAACAAGGAGCTGAAGGTgaggaaaaacaagaggTTGACGAAAAAGTCAAGAGGCTGTTGGAGAGTTTGCCATATATGGAAAGACATACTGGCTCATTGAAAGGAAAATTGTTAGTGTCGAAGAAATACCCTACCAGGCCGAGACCACAGTCCAAGGAGGCCAAAGAAGCAGTCataccaccatcaccatttATAAAACCTACATAA
- the NOP10 gene encoding snoRNP complex protein, whose translation MHLMYTLDNEGKRIYTLKKITEEGKITDSAHPARFSPDDKYSRQRVTLKKRFGLLPTQN comes from the coding sequence ATGCATTTGATGTACACTTTGGATAACGAGGGAAAGAGAATCTACACCTTGAAAAAGATCACAGAGGAAGGGAAAATCACCGACTCGGCGCACCCTGCCAGATTCAGTCCCGATGACAAATACTCTAGACAAAGAGTTacattgaagaagagattCGGATTATTGCCTACACAGAACTAa
- the YHB1 gene encoding Nitric oxide oxidoreductase has product MTQIYEQKDLTPEQIALIKSTVPILEQAGETLTQKFYTKMLSGYDEVKPFFNQTDQKLLRQPKILAFSLLQYAKNIEDLTPLLGFVQQIVAKHVGLQVKAEHYPIVGTCLIETMGELLPPDVCTKDFVEAWSIAYGNLAAILIDLEAKQYAQEPWQDFKEFKVTKIEDENAEVKSVYFTPADGSNIGAAKPGQYVCLRWKTPDSEFEKSREYSISQIPKDNEYRISVRRLPDGIVSGFIHETLKVGDILKVAPPNGNFVYEKKAPVLTLLCGGIGITPFIPIISAALADGVEKINLLYSNRSDESRAFGSYLSQLSKTNPGKLNIIEYFSEGHKSSIEGAQVFDRALELSDLDAYVSNGEDVYLLGPRPYMKTIREYLGKKNIDVKFEYFGPYDP; this is encoded by the coding sequence ATGACTCAGATTTACGAACAAAAGGATTTGACCCCCGAGCAAATCGCACTCATTAAGAGCACAGTGCCAATCTTGGAACAAGCTGGTGAAACCCTTACCCAAAAGTTTTACACCAAGATGCTTAGTGGCTACGATGAAGTTAAGCCATTCTTTAACCAAACAGATCAAAAGTTGTTGAGACAACCAAAGATTCTTGccttttctctcttgcAATATGCCAAAAACATTGAAGACTTGACCCCACTCTTGGGATTTGTTCAACAAATTGTTGCCAAGCACGTTGGTTTGCAGGTTAAAGCAGAACACTATCCCATTGTTGGTACATGCTTGATTGAGACTATGGGTGAACTCTTGCCCCCTGACGTGTGCACTAAAGACTTTGTCGAGGCTTGGTCCATTGCCTATGGCAACTTGGCTGCAATCTTGATTGACTTGGAGGCCAAGCAATATGCTCAAGAGCCATGGCAGGATTTCAAAGAGTTCAAAGTCACCAAGATTGAAGATGAGAATGCCGAAGTCAAGTCGGTTTACTTTACTCCTGCTGACGGCTCAAATATTGGTGCAGCAAAACCAGGTCAGTACGTTTGTCTTCGTTGGAAGACGCCAGACTCtgagtttgaaaaatcTAGAGAGTACTCCATCTCGCAGATCCCCAAAGACAATGAGTATCGTATTTCAGTGAGAAGATTGCCAGATGGTATCGTTTCTGGTTTTATTCATGAGACCTTAAAGGTTGGCGACATTTTGAAAGTTGCACCACCAAATGgtaattttgtttatgaAAAGAAGGCACCAGTTTTAACCTTGTTGTGTGGTGGTATTGGTATCACACCATTTATTCCCATCATCCTGGCTGCTCTTGCTGATGGGGTTGAAAAGATTAATTTGCTCTACTCTAACAGAAGCGATGAGTCAAGAGCATTTGGTTCTTACTTGTCGCAACTTTCCAAAACCAACCCAGGTAAATTGAACATTATTGAGTACTTTAGCGAGGGCCACAAATCATCCATTGAAGGCGCACAAGTATTTGACAGAGCTCTTGAACTCTCTGACTTGGACGCATACGTCTCAAATGGCGAGGATGTTTACTTGTTGGGTCCAAGACCATACATGAAGACAATTAGGGAATACTTGGGCAAGAAGAATATTGATGTCAAGTTTGAATACTTTGGACCATATGACCCATAA